TCGGGCATGGGCAACAGCGCGACCCAAGAAGGGATTTTAGGACGAGCCGAAGCAAACTGGTGCATCAAGTCGGCCCCTCATTGCGTCGCCAAAGGTCTTCGCACCGAGTTCTTACGAGAGGCTCAAGTATTGTGTCCCCGAATTCAGGGCCAGGGGTGCCGGGGGTAGCGGCGCTGGAGTTCCTTCTTGACCGCGGGATAGGCGTTCTTCCAGAACGAGCCGAGGTCCTGGGTCTTCTGCACGGTCCGGAAGCCCGGGGACAATATGTCGAAGATGACGGGCAGGCGCCCCGCGCAGAGGCTCAGGGTCCCGTTCATCCCCAGCAGGTCCTCGAGCCGCGCGGCCAACTCCGGCGGCTGCTGCTCGAAATAGGTCAGCTTCCCGGTCCGGCCGGAGGGCAGCTTCTTGCGCGCGGGGAAGGTCTTCTCCAGGAAACCCATGAGCGCCGCTCCGAGATAGCGGCCGATCTGCGCCTCCAACGAGACCTTCTCGATCTCCGGCCAGGAGCGAGACCTTCTCGATCTCCGGCCAGGAGCTCTTCCCCGCGCAGGCTTCTTCATAGACGAGCCGCCAATCGTCCGCGTCCATCGCCGGGAAGGACAGCTCGGGATAGTGCTGGCGCGCCAGGCGCACGCGCACCAGAAGCTGCTCGACCTTCTCATCGAAGCCGGGATGCCGCAGTTCTCCGCAGGCGAACTTCTCGGCCCAGACCGCGGCCATGGCCTTGCGGTCGGCCGGGCTCGCCGTTGCCGGCTTGCTCGATAGGACCAGGCCGCGGAAGAACAGTTTCTCGCTCTTGAGCACCTTGCGCTGGCTCTCGTCGTAGCCCAGCACGGTCCTCCAGGCGCAGTCCTTCGGGAAGGTCTCCGCCACCGTCTCCGGCTCGCAAGGCAGGTACACCGGCGCGCTGGTCTGCCGGGCTTGCCCGGCTCCCGCGGTCTCCTCCACCTCCAAGGCCAGGATAAGCTTGGGGGCGCGGGATCCCTTGTCGAGCGGCAGGAGCGCCCTGCGGCCGTCGAGGAGCTGATAGACCAGGCTCTCGCCTTGCCGGGCCGCGAGCCGGTCCGCATACGACTCCAGCCAGAGCCCGGCCAGAGACCCGGTCTTGGGATCCGGCCGAGGCTCGGAGAGCCTCTCCAACTGCCGGAAGATCTCCCCGGCCTCCCAGGGCAGGTCCTCGCCGCGTCCGGCCTTGAGGTCCTCGGCCAAGACCGAGAGGTCCACGGTCTTGCCGCGGCGCCGGGCGACCGGGCTCTCCAGGACCGCGGCCATGGCGGCTGCGCTGGACAGGGCCTCGGAGCCCAGCTCCTGCGCGTCCAGGAGCACCGCGGCCAGGCGGGGAGAGATCGGATAGCGCAGGAGCTCCCGGCCCCGCTGCGTGATGCCCTCCGCAGAGACGGCGCGCAAGGCCTGCAAGGTGCGCTCGGCAGCCTGGCGGGCCGGCTCCGGCGGCAAGGTCAGCCAGTCGAGCGCCACGGGCAGCGCGGCGGCGCGCAGAAGCAAGGAGCTGAGCTCCAGGCGCAGGATCTCCGGGGGGATGGCCTCGGGCATGGAGGATTCCTCGGCATGGGACCAGAGCCGGATGCAGCGGCCGGGGCCG
Above is a window of Elusimicrobiota bacterium DNA encoding:
- a CDS encoding helicase-related protein, which produces MTATLPIRPFQERIVRALARSGAVVLTAPTGSGKSTQTPQFLLEARGDFPGQVLVLQPRRLAARSLAQRVASETRTKLGDLIGYQVRFESRCGKDTAVVFQTYGVFLQRLQEDPGLSGVGAVLLDEFHERTLESDLALAWLKALRAGRRPDLKLAIMSATLDAAALLAYLPGAAHMDVPGRLFPVEVGHLPPEPREGLDQQALRALRLLLREGLDGAALVFMPGMREILRTTRALGPLCREQGLLLQTLHGSMELPEQQKVLDPDQGSARVIVATNVAETSVTIPGVAAVIDSGLHRMAAYSPARGINTLYLSRISRSSAAQRAGRAGRTGPGRCIRLWSHAEESSMPEAIPPEILRLELSSLLLRAAALPVALDWLTLPPEPARQAAERTLQALRAVSAEGITQRGRELLRYPISPRLAAVLLDAQELGSEALSSAAAMAAVLESPVARRRGKTVDLSVLAEDLKAGRGEDLPWEAGEIFRQLERLSEPRPDPKTGSLAGLWLESYADRLAARQGESLVYQLLDGRRALLPLDKGSRAPKLILALEVEETAGAGQARQTSAPVYLPCEPETVAETFPKDCAWRTVLGYDESQRKVLKSEKLFFRGLVLSSKPATASPADRKAMAAVWAEKFACGELRHPGFDEKVEQLLVRVRLARQHYPELSFPAMDADDWRLVYEEACAGKSSWPEIEKVSLLAGDREGLVGGADRPLSRSGAHGFPGEDLPRAQEAALRPDREADLFRAAAAGVGRAARGPAGDERDPEPLRGAPARHLRHIVPGLPDRAEDPGPRLVLEERLSRGQEGTPAPLPPAPLALNSGTQYLSLS